The genomic stretch GTCATCCACATGGGCGCTACAGGCGCGCTGGTTGCCCAGGATGTCTCGCACTGGCACCCATTCCGCCGCACTTGCGTCGTCGTTGGCAACCGGATCGCCGACGACATAGTCACAAAGCACTGCGGCCAGCAGAAAGTGAAAGCGCACGGCCCCGTCTGTGCCGGTTGTAATCACGTCAATGTTCTTGAGATAGCGCAGCGGATGGGCAGTCACCCCTGTCTCTTCATGCAACTCGCGCGCAGCAGCTGCCAGCGCGGTTTCTCCCAGCTCGACATGCCCGCCTGGAAATCCCCATAGTCCTGCGTCGGGTTCGTTTTTGCGTTGGACCAGCAGAACATGATCTGCACGGATCACAACAGCCAAGGCGGCCAGTTTGGGAGCTTGCGACATGGTTTCAGACTTTCGACAGGCCAGAAGCGCAAAGGCATGGGCAGACGTATCGGAATTCGGATCTGGCGTCTTGACGCTCTGGGCGCTGAAATCCTCTAATGTTTGCGGAAACTGTCCAGCGACACCACGTCGGCGTCTTTCTTGCCCGGTTCTTTCTTGGCATCTGTGTGATCTGTGTGCACGACCGGAGAGGGCACAACCTCGTGTTTTTCGTCTTCTGCTGTCGGTACCACCAGATCGTCGCCTTCGGTGGCGTCCTGGCTTTCAAAACGCAGACCGAATTCCACGGAAGGATCAACAAAGGTCTTGATCGCGTCATAGGGGATATACAGCGGCTCGGGCGCGTCACCGAAATTCAGAGTGATCGAGAACCCGTCGTCGGTCACTTCCAGCTTGTCGTACCAGTGTTGCATCACCACGGTCATTTCGCCGGGGTAACGGTCGGACAGCCAATCGGCCAGTTCCGCATCGGGATGGCTGGTGTCAAAGGTGATAAAGAAATGATGCGCACCGGGTAGACCGTTGTCTGCCACATCTTGCAAGACCTTGCGGATCAAGCCACGCATGGCGTCATGCATCAGATTGCCATAGTCAATATTGCGGCCCATGCGCGTGTCTCTTAACCCTCTGATTTTCGTTGTGGTCGATCATATAAGTTTTGCGACCAAGCGAAAGGGGTGTCCAGTATTATCCGACAATTGCGCCCGCCAGAAGACCGGCAATCGCAGTGACCGCCAGCGTTGCCGGCAGGGCCAGACGCATCCACAGCAAAAAAACGGCAGCCAGCGCGGTCAGCATCAGGGCCGTCAGATCCAGCGTCGCAAGATCGGGCAGGGGCATCGCGCCCTTGGTGTGCAGGGTTTTGAACAACACATGCAGCGCAAACCAGACCGACAGGTTCAGAATCACGCCAACCACTGCGGCGGTGATCGCTTGCAATGCTGCGGCCAGTCTGGGGCGGGCTGACAGGGCGTCCAGATAAGGACCGGCAAGGAAAATCCACAGAAAACAGGGGGTAAACGTCACCCACAGCGCCAGCCCCCCGGCCAGAATCGCCATACCCGGCCCGCCGTGGGCAAAGCCCGCCAGCAGCGCCACGAACTCGGTCACCAGAATCAGCGGCCCCGGCGTGGTCTCGGCCAGCCCAAGCGCGTCGATCATCTGACCTGTGTCGATCCAGCCGAAATCCTGCACCACGGTTTGCGTCATATAGGCCAGAACGGCGTAGGCCCCGCCAAAGGTGACCACCGCCAGTTTGGAAAAGAACAGGCCAAGCTGCAAAAGGAATGTGTGATCCAACGCCCAGACCAGCGCCAGCGGCGCAGCCCAAAGCAGGCCCCAGATCGCAATGGTTCTGATGGGGGTGCTGGTTGTAGGAGCAGGCATTGGCTGCGCTGCGACATCTTTCGCGCGCCAGGCCCCAAACAGGCCGGCGCCAAGGATCAAAAGAGGATAGGGCAGGCCAAAGACAAACAACCCGACAAAGGCCAGACCTGCCAGTGCCCAGGCCGACGGCGTTTGCAGCGCTTTGCGGCTGACCCGCAGCAGCGCCTGAACCACCACAACGATCACCGCCGCCTTGATGCCGACAAAAGCAGCCTGCACCAAAGGCAGCGCGCCGAAATAGACATAGCCCATTGCCAGCGCCATGATCACCGCAGCCCCCGGCACCACGAACAGCAGCCCGCCCAGCAGGCCCCCCGCGACCCCGCGCAACCGCCAGCCTGCATAGGTGGCCAGTTGCATCGCCTCGGGGCCGGGAAGCAACATGCACAGCGACAGCGCGCGCAGGTAATCCTGTTCGCTCAGCCATTTGTGGCGCTCGACCAGTTCGGAATGCATCAGGGCGATCTGTGCCGCGGGGCCGCCGAAACTCAGCAGGCCGATGCGTCCGAACACGCGGGTCATCGACACATAGCCTGGAGGGTTCGAACAGGACACCGCAACACTCCTTGCGCTGGGGCAAAGAACGCCCGTCTGGCGCAATCTGTGGCCAGCGGACAGGGCGCTGTCAACAGCGGCCAACAGGTGAAACCGTCGCGCAACGATGATGGGAAAATATTTGCAGGGGGAGGAAAGTGCAGGCTTCTGTTGCCAGGTGCCTGCGAACCCCGCCTTACACTGCTAGGCGCAAGGACTTAAGTTTCGATGTTGGTTACAGCTTACGCTGCAACTGCCATCGGAGCACGATTGTCATTTGCAATTGTACAGTTTTCGCCGATAACGGTGGCAGACAGCCGAAACAAAGCAAACCCTTTTAGACGTTCGTCGATCCTGTTTCGTCCCCATGATCCCCAAATGAAGGATGTTTGGTGGAGACGCCGGGTACCGCCCCCGGGTCCGATCCGCGTATTACGAGCGCGTTTATGTCCATAGTCCCGAAGGACACTTTGAATATAGGGCGGCATGTTGTGTCTTGCAAGGGGGGTGGCGAGAAATCAGCGGGTGATGTGGTGCATTAGAATTGCATCCCAGCATATTGTTTTCACTTGCAAATAGCTAGATCAATCAAGGTTGGCGGCAATCAACCACAGCGCCAGTGCCGCTTCGATCCCGCCGAAGACAAGCAGTTTTTTCATGGGTGGTTTGTCCAAAAACAACGACACAACCCGACCCGCAGCGGCCCCCGCATAGGCAAACCCAACCATCGCGTAGGCCAGCGGCGCATCCAAGCAAAGTGCCGCGAGGCCCGACACCACGAACAACCCACCGACCGAGGCCCGCATTTCGCTGAGGCCCATCGTACTGTTGGTCGGCGCCAGATCCAGAGTGTTGGCGGTATAGCGCGGGGCAATGAACCCGAACAGTCCGAAAACCACCGTGACAAGGGCAGCGATCACGTTGAGAATGTCGACCATACCGGGGGCTTTCGATCTGATGTTGGGTGATTGCCAAGATGATCCTGTCAGGCAGAAGGGCAAGGGCCGTTTTGCGGTTTGCATGTTCGCGCAGGCTCAGGCGACCTGCAACGTGGGGTCAAAGAGCTGTTTGCGCGTTTCTCTTTGTCTTGGGCTGGCATGTCTGGCAATTTCGCGGCACGCTGATTCAGGGTGCCAGAAACGCGCCCGTTCGACCGGAGGGGCGTCGGGGTGATCGACAAAAACTATGTAACGACGATGGCGCGCTATAATGCGTGGCAGAACACCCAGCTTACCGGAATCGTGACCAAAATGGACCGCGACGCGCTTGAGCTGGATCGCGGTGCGTTCTTCGGCTCGATCCTTGGGACGTTGAACCATCTGCTGTGGGGCGACCGGATGTGGCTCAGCCGCTTTGGCGCGGATGTTGACGCGCCCGCGCGCGGAGACACCACAAAACATACGCCGACCATCGCCGCGTGGAACGCCGAGCGGTTCCAGGTGGACGGCCGGATGAAAATCTGGGCGGCAAACCTGCGCAATGTGGATCTGGCCGGTGACCTGTCTTGGTATTCGGGCGGGCACGACGCGATGTTGACGCGGCCCATGTGGCTGTGCGTCGCACATTTCTTCAACCACCAGACCCACCATCGTGGTCAGGTGCATGCCATGCTGACCGCAGCCGGGCAGGCGGCCCCGGTCAGTGATCTGGTGTTTATGGACGACGTTGGGACGTGATCAACGGAAAGCGGAACGCGGGACCATAAGCCTGCGTTTGCGCTGAGAGTTCGGGACCGAGGGGCCAGCCCCTCGTGCACCCCGGGATATTTTTGAACCAGAGAAGGCAAAGGGCCTTCGGGAAGGACAGAGCGGTATGTTTGACGCATTGGTTGTGAACAAAGACGAGGACGGCAAGACTTCTGCGGCGGTGACGCAGCTTGGCCTGGACGATCTGCCAAACGGAGATGTTGTGGTGGCGGTCGAATTTTCGACGGTGAACTACAAGGACGGACTGTGCATCGGCCCGGGCGGCGGTCTGGTGCGGAACTATCCGCATGTGCCGGGGATTGATTTTGCCGGGACTGTCGAAAGCTCGCAAGACGCGCGATACAAGCCCGGCGACAAGGTCGTGCTGACCGGCTGGCGCGTGGGCGAGGCCCATTGGGGCGGTTATTCACAAAAGGCGCGGGTCAAGGCCGATTGGCTGGTTCCGCTGCCCGATGGGCTGGACACGCGTCAGGCGATGGCGGTGGGCACGGCCGGTTTCACCGCGATGTTGGCGGTGATGGCGCTGGAAGATCACGGGATCAAGAAAGGCCCGGTGCTGGTCACCGGAGCAGCGGGCGGCGTTGGTTCGGTTGCGACGGCCATTCTGGCCAACCTTGGTTATCAGGTGGCCGGTGTGACCGGACGGCCCGAGACTGCGGACTATCTGACATCCCTGGGGGCCACGCAGATTGTGGCGCGTGAGGAAATCAACGAAACGGTCAAGCGCCCGCTGGAAGGCGAGACATGGGGCGGCTGTGTGGACGCCGTGGGCGGTGCGATGCTGGCGCGTGTGCTGGGGCAGATGGAATACGGGGCCAGCGTGGCCGCCGTCGGTCTGGCGGGTGGTGCTGCATTGCCGGCGACGGTCATTCCCTTCCTGCTGCGTGGTGTGAACCTGCTGGGGATCGATTCAGTGATGCAGCCCTATGACAACCGCGTCCGGGCATGGAAACGCATTGCCAAGGACCTGCCGATGG from Pseudosulfitobacter sp. DSM 107133 encodes the following:
- the acuI gene encoding acryloyl-CoA reductase, encoding MFDALVVNKDEDGKTSAAVTQLGLDDLPNGDVVVAVEFSTVNYKDGLCIGPGGGLVRNYPHVPGIDFAGTVESSQDARYKPGDKVVLTGWRVGEAHWGGYSQKARVKADWLVPLPDGLDTRQAMAVGTAGFTAMLAVMALEDHGIKKGPVLVTGAAGGVGSVATAILANLGYQVAGVTGRPETADYLTSLGATQIVAREEINETVKRPLEGETWGGCVDAVGGAMLARVLGQMEYGASVAAVGLAGGAALPATVIPFLLRGVNLLGIDSVMQPYDNRVRAWKRIAKDLPMDKLEAMVQPATLSDLPKLGADILNGQVKGRVVVDVNA
- a CDS encoding DinB family protein; the protein is MIDKNYVTTMARYNAWQNTQLTGIVTKMDRDALELDRGAFFGSILGTLNHLLWGDRMWLSRFGADVDAPARGDTTKHTPTIAAWNAERFQVDGRMKIWAANLRNVDLAGDLSWYSGGHDAMLTRPMWLCVAHFFNHQTHHRGQVHAMLTAAGQAAPVSDLVFMDDVGT
- a CDS encoding ClpXP protease specificity-enhancing factor SspB, which encodes MGRNIDYGNLMHDAMRGLIRKVLQDVADNGLPGAHHFFITFDTSHPDAELADWLSDRYPGEMTVVMQHWYDKLEVTDDGFSITLNFGDAPEPLYIPYDAIKTFVDPSVEFGLRFESQDATEGDDLVVPTAEDEKHEVVPSPVVHTDHTDAKKEPGKKDADVVSLDSFRKH
- a CDS encoding DUF4345 family protein; this encodes MVDILNVIAALVTVVFGLFGFIAPRYTANTLDLAPTNSTMGLSEMRASVGGLFVVSGLAALCLDAPLAYAMVGFAYAGAAAGRVVSLFLDKPPMKKLLVFGGIEAALALWLIAANLD
- a CDS encoding NUDIX hydrolase, with product MSQAPKLAALAVVIRADHVLLVQRKNEPDAGLWGFPGGHVELGETALAAAARELHEETGVTAHPLRYLKNIDVITTGTDGAVRFHFLLAAVLCDYVVGDPVANDDASAAEWVPVRDILGNQRACSAHVDDVIRAATRC
- the chrA gene encoding chromate efflux transporter; amino-acid sequence: MTRVFGRIGLLSFGGPAAQIALMHSELVERHKWLSEQDYLRALSLCMLLPGPEAMQLATYAGWRLRGVAGGLLGGLLFVVPGAAVIMALAMGYVYFGALPLVQAAFVGIKAAVIVVVVQALLRVSRKALQTPSAWALAGLAFVGLFVFGLPYPLLILGAGLFGAWRAKDVAAQPMPAPTTSTPIRTIAIWGLLWAAPLALVWALDHTFLLQLGLFFSKLAVVTFGGAYAVLAYMTQTVVQDFGWIDTGQMIDALGLAETTPGPLILVTEFVALLAGFAHGGPGMAILAGGLALWVTFTPCFLWIFLAGPYLDALSARPRLAAALQAITAAVVGVILNLSVWFALHVLFKTLHTKGAMPLPDLATLDLTALMLTALAAVFLLWMRLALPATLAVTAIAGLLAGAIVG